Proteins found in one Polyangia bacterium genomic segment:
- a CDS encoding sigma-70 family RNA polymerase sigma factor codes for MAASEKNQLIEQHLSLVQAIAHKVKKSLTTSIDVEDLIGYGSKGLVEAAERFDARQGVAFSTFAYYRIRGAMYDGLRTMGWYSRADYARYRAEERANEYLQSQADREGAALADGAVPAGGSTSTEQKLDEIATALTGVATVHITSLEAAAHVADERLPPPDAALEMRQETGRLRQALSRLPEKERRLMELYYLADKNLEEAGRELGLSKSWACRLHARAVDLLRVEMADPA; via the coding sequence ATGGCGGCGTCGGAAAAAAACCAGCTCATTGAACAGCACCTGTCGCTGGTTCAGGCCATCGCCCACAAGGTCAAAAAAAGTCTCACCACCTCGATCGACGTCGAGGATCTGATCGGCTACGGCTCGAAAGGTCTGGTCGAAGCAGCCGAGCGCTTCGACGCGCGCCAGGGGGTGGCGTTCTCGACCTTCGCCTACTACCGCATCCGCGGCGCGATGTACGACGGGTTGCGGACGATGGGTTGGTATTCGCGCGCCGACTATGCCCGGTACCGCGCCGAGGAGCGGGCCAACGAATACCTGCAAAGCCAGGCCGATCGCGAGGGCGCCGCGCTGGCCGATGGCGCCGTCCCGGCGGGCGGGAGCACCAGCACCGAGCAGAAGCTGGACGAGATCGCGACGGCGTTGACGGGCGTGGCCACCGTGCACATCACCTCACTGGAAGCCGCCGCGCACGTCGCCGACGAGCGCTTGCCGCCGCCCGACGCCGCGCTGGAAATGCGCCAGGAGACCGGTCGCCTGCGCCAAGCTTTGAGCCGGCTGCCGGAAAAGGAACGCCGCTTGATGGAGCTTTATTATCTCGCCGACAAAAACCTGGAAGAGGCCGGCCGCGAGCTGGGCCTGTCCAAATCGTGGGCTTGTCGCCTGCATGCCCGCGCGGTGGATCTGCTGCGCGTCGAGATGGCCGACCCGGCGTAA
- the holB gene encoding DNA polymerase III subunit delta', with product MQLGALVGQDLAKAVLRRAVAGGHVPHAYLFEGPAGVGKRSTALGLALALACPVKPREGCGACDTCRRIESGLHPDVPTFVADGAFIVMEQAQAMVSLAQTRPHEAPARVIIVDDADRLNLNAANCLLKALEEPHAGTHFVLCTTAPERMLSTIRSRMQRVRFKALAVETLVSLATAQGVAPERAAVAAVLADGSIGATLTAASADGDGDLWAAIDELEKAAAARDVGPVFDAASAVAGDKENKQELPRTLALLARIYRDALVSAAGAPELALFGERASALAARGVPALGRALGAIVEADLALAANTNAVTAVERLLLALRRRPEARGAAR from the coding sequence ATGCAGCTTGGGGCCTTGGTCGGACAGGATCTGGCAAAGGCGGTTCTGCGTCGCGCGGTGGCCGGCGGCCACGTCCCGCACGCCTATCTGTTCGAAGGACCGGCGGGCGTCGGCAAACGCAGCACCGCCCTGGGGTTGGCGCTGGCGCTGGCCTGCCCGGTGAAGCCGCGCGAAGGCTGCGGCGCGTGCGACACCTGCCGCCGCATCGAAAGCGGCCTGCACCCCGACGTGCCCACGTTCGTCGCCGACGGCGCGTTCATCGTCATGGAGCAAGCGCAGGCCATGGTCTCGCTGGCCCAGACGCGGCCGCACGAGGCGCCGGCCCGGGTGATCATCGTCGACGACGCCGATCGATTGAACCTGAACGCGGCCAACTGTCTGCTGAAGGCGCTGGAAGAACCGCACGCCGGCACGCACTTCGTCCTGTGCACGACCGCGCCCGAGCGCATGCTCTCGACCATTCGCTCGCGCATGCAGCGGGTGCGGTTCAAGGCGCTGGCGGTGGAGACGCTGGTGTCGCTGGCCACCGCGCAAGGGGTGGCGCCCGAGCGGGCGGCGGTGGCGGCGGTGCTGGCCGATGGATCGATCGGCGCCACGCTGACGGCGGCGTCCGCCGACGGCGACGGCGATCTATGGGCGGCGATCGACGAGCTGGAAAAAGCGGCCGCCGCGCGCGACGTCGGTCCGGTGTTCGACGCCGCTTCGGCGGTGGCCGGCGACAAGGAAAACAAGCAAGAGCTGCCGCGCACGCTGGCCTTGCTGGCCCGGATCTACCGCGACGCCCTGGTCTCGGCGGCCGGCGCGCCCGAGCTGGCCCTGTTCGGCGAGCGCGCCAGCGCGCTGGCGGCGCGCGGTGTGCCGGCGCTCGGGCGTGCGCTGGGTGCCATCGTCGAGGCGGACCTGGCGCTTGCCGCCAACACCAACGCGGTCACCGCCGTCGAGCGCCTGTTGCTGGCCCTGCGGCGCCGACCGGAAGCGCGCGGAGCCGCCCGATGA
- the ricT gene encoding regulatory iron-sulfur-containing complex subunit RicT — MSERQANIAGVKFHPTGRTFEFDAGPLTLRRGDTVVIQDDGGVDVATVAVGSALRPTSATLARVLRVADERDLQRVVANRQRANEALAYGRELVRTRQLPLKMFRAEFQHGGGRATFYFASETRIDFRDLVRELSTQFHVRVDMRQVGVRDEAKMVGGIGSCGRELCCSTFLPRFAPVSIKMAKHQNLVLNPTKVSGQCGRLKCCLVYEEATYVEMAKGLPKAGKRVTTPDGIGRVGDLDVLQGRIRVYFEDQPPKVYVAGEVQALHPPGHDPAAAATTDDGDGSDHGNGNGGGDHGSPDLPQN; from the coding sequence ATGAGCGAGCGGCAGGCCAACATTGCCGGCGTGAAGTTCCACCCCACCGGCCGGACCTTCGAGTTCGACGCCGGCCCGCTGACCCTGCGGCGCGGAGACACGGTGGTCATTCAAGATGACGGCGGCGTCGACGTGGCGACCGTCGCGGTGGGCAGCGCCTTGCGGCCGACGTCGGCCACCCTGGCGCGCGTGTTGCGCGTCGCCGACGAGCGCGACCTGCAGCGCGTGGTGGCCAACCGCCAGCGCGCCAACGAAGCGCTGGCCTACGGGCGGGAGCTGGTGCGCACCCGGCAGCTGCCGCTGAAGATGTTCCGCGCCGAGTTCCAGCACGGCGGCGGCCGCGCCACGTTCTATTTCGCGTCGGAGACGCGCATCGATTTCCGCGACCTGGTGCGCGAGCTGTCGACGCAGTTCCACGTCCGCGTCGACATGCGCCAGGTCGGCGTGCGCGACGAAGCGAAGATGGTGGGTGGCATCGGGTCCTGCGGGCGCGAGCTATGCTGCAGCACCTTCCTGCCGCGGTTCGCGCCGGTGTCGATCAAGATGGCCAAGCACCAGAACCTGGTCTTGAACCCGACCAAGGTCTCCGGCCAGTGCGGGCGTTTGAAGTGCTGCCTGGTCTACGAAGAGGCGACCTACGTCGAGATGGCCAAGGGTCTGCCGAAGGCCGGCAAGCGCGTCACCACGCCCGACGGCATCGGCCGCGTCGGCGATCTGGACGTCTTGCAGGGGCGCATCCGGGTCTATTTCGAAGACCAGCCACCCAAGGTCTACGTCGCTGGCGAAGTGCAGGCCTTGCACCCGCCTGGCCACGACCCGGCGGCAGCGGCGACCACCGACGACGGTGACGGCAGCGACCATGGCAACGGGAATGGCGGCGGCGACCACGGATCGCCCGACCTGCCGCAGAACTGA
- the icd gene encoding NADP-dependent isocitrate dehydrogenase, translating to MASPTLKIPAGGQAIAVLSDGRLEVPDHPIIPFIEGDGTGPDIWRASVRVLDAAVTKEFGGKKSIAWTEVYAGEKAKTQFDTWLPEETLEAFKKYYVGIKGPLTTPIGGGIRSLNVAIRQMLDLYVCLRPVQYFAGVPSPVKRPEKVNMVIFRENTEDIYAGIEWAAESPEVKKVIGFLQTEMGVKKIRFPATSGIGIKAVSREGSERLIRAAIDYAIKHKRKSVTLVHKGNIMKFTEGAFRDWGYALAKNEYAGRAIGWDDCGGKPPAGQVLIKDAIADITLQQVLTRPEDFDVIATLNLNGDYLSDALAAQVGGIGIAPGGNINYLTGHAVFEATHGTAPKYANLDKVNPGSVILSGVMLLEHLGWTGAANRVVAALEKTIAQKTVTYDFARLMDGAKEVACSAFGDAIIKNL from the coding sequence ATGGCAAGCCCCACCCTGAAGATTCCTGCTGGCGGTCAAGCGATCGCCGTTCTGTCAGATGGCCGTCTGGAAGTCCCCGATCACCCGATCATTCCCTTCATCGAAGGAGACGGCACCGGCCCCGATATCTGGCGCGCCTCGGTGCGCGTGCTCGACGCGGCGGTGACCAAGGAGTTCGGCGGCAAGAAAAGCATCGCCTGGACCGAGGTCTACGCCGGCGAAAAGGCCAAGACCCAGTTCGACACCTGGCTGCCCGAAGAGACCCTGGAGGCGTTCAAGAAATACTACGTCGGCATCAAGGGCCCGCTGACCACGCCCATCGGCGGCGGCATCCGGTCGCTGAACGTGGCCATCCGGCAGATGCTGGATCTGTACGTCTGCTTGCGCCCGGTGCAGTACTTCGCCGGCGTGCCCTCGCCGGTCAAGCGCCCGGAAAAAGTGAACATGGTGATCTTCCGCGAGAACACCGAGGACATCTACGCCGGCATCGAATGGGCGGCCGAATCGCCCGAGGTGAAGAAGGTGATCGGCTTTCTGCAGACCGAGATGGGCGTCAAGAAGATCCGTTTTCCGGCCACCTCGGGGATCGGCATCAAAGCCGTCTCGCGCGAGGGCAGCGAACGTTTGATCCGCGCCGCCATCGACTATGCCATCAAGCACAAGCGCAAGAGCGTCACGCTGGTGCACAAGGGCAACATCATGAAGTTCACCGAGGGCGCCTTCCGCGACTGGGGCTATGCCCTGGCCAAGAACGAATACGCCGGGCGGGCCATCGGCTGGGACGACTGCGGCGGCAAGCCGCCCGCCGGCCAGGTGCTGATCAAGGACGCCATCGCCGACATCACGCTGCAACAGGTGCTGACCCGGCCGGAAGATTTCGACGTCATCGCCACCTTGAACCTGAACGGCGATTACCTCAGCGACGCGCTGGCGGCGCAGGTGGGCGGCATCGGCATCGCGCCGGGCGGCAACATCAACTACCTCACCGGCCACGCCGTCTTCGAGGCCACGCACGGCACGGCGCCGAAGTACGCCAACCTGGACAAGGTGAACCCGGGTTCGGTGATCTTGTCGGGCGTGATGCTGCTCGAGCATCTCGGCTGGACCGGCGCGGCCAACCGCGTCGTCGCGGCGCTGGAGAAGACCATCGCGCAAAAAACTGTCACGTATGACTTCGCGCGGTTGATGGACGGTGCTAAAGAAGTCGCCTGCTCGGCGTTCGGCGACGCCATCATCAAGAATCTTTAA
- a CDS encoding cytochrome c peroxidase — MASGAPNARRQGSALGLVLAATVIVGCAGSTPGAEMVPPMPLALSAAAAPPGFPTGGVASTAPADSPLTEARAQLGRSLFYDRRLSRTAEIACASCHQQKFAFADSVAVSAGVEGRHGTRNAPALVNLAWNSTFFWDGRARSLEEQAGMPIENPVEMDLSLADAVVRLNADVASVSAFTAAFDQPPSAETLRQALASFVRTLVSGDSPYDRHLRGDDSAFGDSQRHGEALFFSDRTACFHCHPAGELTNDGLFNNGSYTEGGDPGRQMVTGLPGDLGKFKVPGLRNVAASAPYMHDGSVPTLQAVIDQYARGGRGHPSTDPQIAPLSLTDGEKADLLAFLRALTDDGFLSDGRFAEPAR, encoded by the coding sequence ATGGCGAGCGGCGCACCGAACGCTCGCCGCCAGGGTTCGGCGCTGGGGTTGGTGCTGGCCGCGACGGTGATCGTTGGCTGCGCTGGATCGACGCCGGGCGCTGAAATGGTTCCGCCGATGCCGCTGGCGCTGTCGGCAGCGGCCGCGCCGCCCGGCTTTCCCACCGGTGGCGTGGCGTCGACCGCCCCCGCCGACAGTCCGCTGACCGAAGCCCGCGCTCAGCTCGGTCGTTCCTTGTTTTACGATCGACGTCTGTCGCGCACGGCGGAGATTGCCTGCGCCAGCTGCCATCAGCAGAAGTTCGCCTTCGCCGACTCCGTCGCCGTCTCGGCGGGCGTCGAGGGTCGGCACGGCACGCGCAACGCGCCGGCGCTGGTCAATCTGGCCTGGAACAGCACGTTCTTCTGGGACGGGCGCGCGCGCTCGCTGGAAGAACAGGCGGGCATGCCGATCGAAAATCCCGTCGAGATGGACCTGTCGCTGGCCGACGCCGTCGTGCGCCTGAACGCCGATGTCGCGTCGGTGTCGGCGTTCACCGCTGCCTTCGACCAGCCGCCTTCAGCCGAGACGCTGCGCCAGGCGCTGGCCAGTTTCGTGCGGACCCTGGTCAGCGGCGACAGCCCGTACGATCGCCATTTGCGCGGCGACGACAGCGCCTTCGGCGATTCCCAGCGGCACGGCGAAGCGCTGTTTTTTTCCGACAGGACAGCCTGCTTTCACTGCCACCCGGCCGGCGAACTGACCAACGACGGCCTCTTCAACAACGGCAGCTACACCGAAGGAGGCGATCCCGGCCGGCAGATGGTGACCGGCCTGCCGGGCGACCTCGGAAAGTTCAAGGTCCCCGGCCTGCGCAACGTCGCCGCCAGCGCGCCGTACATGCACGACGGCTCGGTCCCGACGCTGCAGGCGGTGATCGATCAGTACGCGCGCGGCGGCCGCGGCCACCCCAGCACCGACCCGCAGATCGCGCCGCTGTCACTGACCGACGGCGAAAAAGCTGACCTCTTGGCGTTCCTGCGCGCGCTGACGGACGACGGGTTTCTCAGCGACGGCCGCTTCGCCGAGCCCGCCCGCTGA
- the metG gene encoding methionine--tRNA ligase, whose translation MSTPTARFFITTPIYYVNALPHLGTFYSTVVADALARYHRARDGKDSTYFLTGLDEHGQKIERIAREKGLAPQAYCDGVAAEFKKIWARAGISYSRFIRTTDADHLAAVAEMWQRLVKSGDIYTADYDGLYCVGCEESKTEDDVIVENGEKLCRIHHTPVERVKEKNYFFRLSKYQQKLLDWYASAEQPVRPESRRNEVAEFVRGGLRDISISRTSVKWGIPVPNDPQHVIYVWIDALTNYLTALGGPAAVEAGSGDGVFWSASHHLIAKDILRFHAVYWPAILWSAGLPAPKQIFCHGYLTVKGQKISKSIPATRVDPNAIADALGIDPIRYFVLREYTLGGDGDFTYEALFQRYESDLGNDLGNLLNRTVSMAHRYLGGVVPKFEYPPDADDNETTAIADRAKAEEAWTDFSPSRALEATWQLVRHLNRQIEMRKPWNLAKDPNDPERRELKFLLAQCCEALRWAALMVAPAMPTAAKEILRQLGRSADEGTWPTAWNWPGGTLEQPQPIFPRIEPEKQAALIARWMPAEAPAPATATATAKPSAPAADPTPPAEIALDDFAKIDLRVAKVVACERVPKADKLLKLTLDVGSEQRTVVSGIALAYSPEQMVGRTVIYLANLKPAKIRGVLSQGMILAAGDADVLGLSALDRDVAPGTKVR comes from the coding sequence ATGTCGACGCCCACTGCGCGCTTCTTCATCACCACGCCGATCTATTACGTCAACGCCCTGCCGCACCTGGGGACGTTCTATTCGACCGTGGTGGCCGATGCCTTGGCCCGGTACCACCGGGCGCGCGACGGAAAAGACAGCACGTATTTTCTGACCGGCCTGGACGAGCACGGACAGAAGATCGAGCGCATCGCCCGCGAAAAAGGCCTGGCGCCGCAGGCCTACTGCGACGGGGTGGCGGCCGAGTTCAAGAAGATCTGGGCCCGTGCCGGCATCAGCTATTCGCGTTTCATTCGCACCACCGACGCCGACCACCTGGCCGCCGTGGCGGAGATGTGGCAGCGCCTGGTCAAAAGCGGCGATATCTACACCGCCGACTACGACGGCCTTTACTGCGTCGGCTGCGAAGAATCGAAGACCGAGGACGACGTTATCGTCGAGAACGGCGAGAAACTGTGCCGGATCCACCACACGCCGGTCGAGCGGGTGAAGGAGAAGAATTACTTCTTCCGCCTGTCGAAGTATCAGCAGAAGTTGCTGGATTGGTATGCCAGCGCCGAACAACCCGTGCGTCCCGAATCGCGGCGTAACGAAGTGGCAGAGTTCGTGCGCGGCGGACTGCGCGACATCTCGATCTCACGCACGTCGGTCAAGTGGGGCATCCCGGTGCCGAACGATCCCCAGCACGTCATCTATGTGTGGATCGACGCCCTGACGAATTATCTGACCGCGCTGGGCGGACCGGCGGCCGTCGAGGCCGGCTCGGGCGACGGCGTTTTCTGGTCCGCCTCGCACCACCTGATCGCCAAGGACATCCTGCGCTTTCACGCCGTGTACTGGCCGGCCATCCTGTGGTCGGCCGGACTGCCGGCGCCGAAGCAGATCTTCTGCCACGGCTATCTGACCGTGAAAGGCCAGAAGATCTCGAAGTCGATCCCCGCCACGCGCGTCGATCCAAACGCCATCGCCGACGCGCTGGGCATCGATCCGATTCGCTACTTCGTTCTGCGCGAATACACGCTGGGCGGTGACGGCGACTTCACGTACGAGGCGCTGTTTCAGCGATACGAGTCCGATCTGGGGAACGACCTGGGGAATTTGTTGAACCGGACCGTGTCGATGGCGCACCGGTATTTGGGCGGCGTGGTGCCGAAGTTCGAGTACCCGCCCGACGCTGACGACAATGAGACAACAGCTATAGCTGATCGTGCGAAGGCCGAAGAGGCCTGGACCGATTTTTCGCCGTCGCGCGCGCTTGAAGCAACCTGGCAACTGGTGCGTCATCTCAACCGCCAAATCGAAATGAGAAAGCCCTGGAACCTGGCCAAGGATCCCAATGATCCCGAGCGTCGAGAGCTGAAGTTTCTGCTGGCTCAGTGCTGCGAAGCCTTGCGCTGGGCGGCGCTGATGGTCGCGCCGGCGATGCCGACGGCGGCGAAAGAGATCTTGCGCCAACTGGGACGCTCGGCCGACGAAGGCACTTGGCCGACGGCGTGGAACTGGCCGGGCGGAACACTCGAACAACCGCAACCGATCTTCCCGCGCATTGAACCGGAAAAACAAGCGGCGCTGATCGCCCGTTGGATGCCCGCCGAGGCGCCGGCGCCCGCGACCGCCACCGCCACCGCCAAACCATCCGCGCCCGCCGCCGACCCAACCCCGCCCGCCGAGATCGCCCTCGACGACTTCGCCAAGATCGATCTGCGGGTGGCCAAGGTCGTCGCCTGCGAACGCGTGCCGAAGGCCGACAAGCTGCTGAAGCTGACGCTGGACGTGGGCAGCGAACAGCGCACGGTGGTCTCGGGCATCGCCCTCGCCTATTCACCCGAGCAGATGGTGGGGCGCACGGTGATCTATCTCGCGAACCTGAAGCCGGCGAAGATCCGCGGCGTGCTGTCGCAGGGAATGATCCTGGCCGCGGGCGATGCCGACGTGCTGGGGTTGTCGGCGCTGGATCGCGACGTGGCGCCGGGCACGAAGGTTCGCTGA
- a CDS encoding MbnP family protein, translating to MNRRFLAPLTLLLSLSTAAGCQAGDPGAGAGTGGSGGQGPSPELDAALETGGELPVAKDQCPQLPVPIRTDGAIFEIPIALQLAGKVMRFGDTNVAADGETVTPLNVRFYLSNVVLTKTDGGGPIPVDIVSATGTPLPYGVHFYTGDDPTSHMLRVRAPAGSYSGIRFSFGLPDGCNEDAAPKNAPLSDASQMTWPHGFGFLFFRYEGRVSAPGDGGSTAGDGGDANQNATTIPTAVHMGGFPGVLGAPVIAISAPLSVPATGNAPTLQLVMDAVFKGATTDVKSALPIPPPPGTEATLGENLRQAAAHLTLFVLAP from the coding sequence TTGAATCGTCGGTTCCTCGCGCCGCTGACGCTGTTGCTGAGCCTATCGACAGCGGCGGGATGTCAAGCGGGCGATCCCGGCGCCGGCGCCGGAACCGGCGGCAGCGGCGGTCAGGGTCCGTCACCCGAGCTGGACGCCGCCCTGGAAACCGGCGGCGAGCTGCCGGTGGCCAAGGACCAGTGCCCGCAGTTGCCGGTTCCCATTCGCACCGACGGCGCAATCTTTGAGATCCCCATCGCCCTGCAGCTGGCGGGCAAGGTGATGCGCTTCGGCGACACCAACGTCGCTGCCGACGGCGAGACGGTGACGCCGCTGAACGTCCGCTTCTATCTATCGAACGTCGTGCTGACCAAGACCGACGGTGGCGGCCCGATCCCCGTCGACATCGTCAGCGCGACCGGAACGCCACTGCCTTACGGCGTGCACTTTTACACCGGCGATGATCCGACATCGCACATGCTGCGCGTGCGTGCGCCGGCCGGGTCATACAGCGGAATCCGTTTTTCGTTCGGCTTGCCCGACGGGTGCAACGAAGACGCAGCCCCCAAGAACGCGCCCCTGTCGGACGCGTCGCAGATGACCTGGCCGCACGGGTTCGGGTTCCTGTTCTTCCGCTACGAAGGCCGCGTGTCCGCACCCGGCGACGGCGGCAGCACCGCTGGCGACGGCGGCGACGCCAATCAAAACGCCACCACGATTCCGACGGCGGTGCACATGGGCGGGTTTCCCGGAGTGCTCGGCGCGCCGGTGATTGCGATCAGCGCGCCGCTGTCCGTGCCCGCCACAGGCAACGCGCCCACGCTGCAGCTGGTGATGGACGCCGTCTTCAAAGGCGCCACCACCGACGTCAAGAGCGCGCTGCCGATCCCGCCGCCGCCTGGCACCGAAGCGACCTTGGGCGAAAATCTGCGCCAGGCAGCCGCTCATTTGACCTTGTTCGTGCTGGCGCCTTGA
- the mdh gene encoding malate dehydrogenase: MPRRNKIALIGAGNIGGELAALAARRELGDVVLFDIPEKVGVAQGKALDLEQNGAVLGYDAKISGSSSWDDCAGADVVIVTAGVPRKPGMSRDDLLSINLKIIRNVGENLKTKCPDAFVIVVSNPLDAMVYELKKVTGFSGKKVIGMAGVLDSARFQLFLAREMGVAVKDVRAMVLGGHGDTMVPVTSYCTVNGIPVSQLIPAEKLNAIIERTRGGGGEIVKLMGTSAFYAPASAAIAMAEAYLKDLKRLVPAAAYLEGEYGYKDLYMGVPVVIGAGGVEKVVSISLTAEEKAMLEKSAAAVRELIDASKKL; encoded by the coding sequence ATGCCCCGTCGTAACAAGATCGCTCTCATCGGTGCCGGGAACATCGGCGGCGAGCTGGCCGCGCTGGCCGCTCGTCGGGAACTGGGCGACGTCGTCCTGTTCGACATTCCGGAGAAGGTCGGCGTCGCTCAGGGCAAGGCGCTGGACCTGGAGCAGAACGGCGCCGTGCTCGGTTACGACGCCAAGATCAGCGGCAGCAGCAGCTGGGACGATTGCGCCGGCGCCGACGTGGTGATCGTGACGGCGGGCGTGCCGCGCAAGCCGGGAATGTCGCGCGACGATCTGCTCAGCATCAATTTGAAGATCATCCGCAACGTCGGCGAGAACTTGAAAACCAAGTGCCCCGACGCCTTCGTCATCGTGGTGTCGAACCCGCTGGACGCCATGGTCTACGAGTTGAAGAAGGTCACCGGCTTTTCCGGCAAGAAGGTCATCGGCATGGCCGGCGTGCTGGATTCGGCGCGTTTTCAGCTGTTTTTGGCCCGCGAGATGGGTGTGGCGGTGAAAGACGTGCGGGCCATGGTGCTGGGCGGCCACGGCGACACCATGGTGCCGGTGACCAGCTATTGCACCGTCAACGGCATCCCGGTCTCGCAGCTCATCCCGGCCGAAAAATTGAACGCCATCATCGAACGCACGCGCGGCGGCGGCGGCGAGATCGTCAAGCTGATGGGCACCAGCGCCTTCTACGCGCCGGCCTCGGCGGCCATCGCCATGGCGGAGGCCTATTTGAAGGATCTCAAGCGCCTGGTCCCGGCGGCGGCTTATCTGGAAGGCGAGTACGGCTACAAGGATCTGTACATGGGCGTGCCGGTGGTGATCGGCGCTGGCGGCGTCGAGAAGGTGGTCTCCATCTCCCTGACGGCCGAGGAAAAAGCCATGCTGGAAAAGTCCGCGGCGGCCGTGCGCGAGCTGATCGACGCCTCGAAGAAGTTGTAA
- a CDS encoding PspA/IM30 family protein, which translates to MGILGRLSTLIKSNVNDVIDAMQDPAKEIDQMVRDMEDSARQARSEVAACMAGEKQLQKRIEGLAVEGKSWEDRAATAVRAGDDALAKEALIRKGQKDAEKAEAEKSFREQQVYVDQLTSGLRALEARVKDVKLRQGSLREKARASKSTSGLGGTSAFDDFERMSTKIEAVEAEASLTDELGGRTAESAAAERKLNEMAQKSSVDDALAELKKKLGG; encoded by the coding sequence ATGGGAATTCTGGGAAGGCTGTCCACGCTGATCAAATCGAACGTCAACGACGTCATCGATGCCATGCAGGACCCGGCCAAGGAGATCGACCAGATGGTGCGCGACATGGAAGATTCGGCGCGCCAGGCCCGATCGGAAGTCGCCGCCTGCATGGCCGGCGAAAAGCAGCTGCAAAAGCGCATCGAGGGTCTGGCCGTGGAAGGCAAGTCCTGGGAAGACCGCGCCGCCACGGCGGTGCGCGCCGGCGACGACGCCCTGGCAAAGGAAGCGTTGATCCGCAAAGGCCAGAAGGATGCGGAGAAAGCCGAGGCCGAAAAATCCTTCCGAGAGCAGCAGGTCTACGTCGACCAGCTGACCTCTGGCCTGCGCGCGCTGGAGGCGCGGGTCAAGGACGTGAAGCTGCGCCAGGGCAGCCTGCGCGAGAAAGCGCGCGCGTCGAAGAGCACCAGCGGTCTCGGCGGCACGTCGGCGTTTGACGACTTCGAACGCATGTCGACCAAGATCGAGGCGGTCGAGGCCGAGGCGTCGCTGACCGATGAGCTCGGCGGTCGCACCGCCGAATCGGCGGCCGCCGAGCGCAAGCTGAACGAGATGGCGCAAAAAAGCTCGGTGGACGACGCGTTGGCCGAGCTGAAGAAAAAGCTGGGCGGGTAG
- a CDS encoding secretion protein, which produces MRAADGKIFGAVLLALTVGSTVGCSTAILHGLEEPSANETVAALERVGIGAEKQPDDDSNNGGGALAFKVRVARADEARALEQLRSLGLPRERRHGFAEVYGQPSLIPTASEERARYLDALAGEVARTLEIADGVVRARVHLVPEEIDPLAGDGRARTPARAAVLIKARGGKIPLGEADIKKLVAGSVPGLDPAAVAVVVTAAADPAAAAGEQWSSLGPLRLAPGSRALLIAALVVGLGLLGAMAALLLLTLRRQAAPEPPAGR; this is translated from the coding sequence ATGCGCGCTGCCGACGGAAAGATTTTCGGCGCCGTCTTGCTGGCGCTGACCGTCGGGTCCACGGTCGGCTGTTCGACCGCCATCTTGCACGGCCTCGAGGAGCCGAGCGCCAACGAGACGGTGGCGGCGCTGGAACGGGTGGGCATCGGCGCCGAAAAGCAACCCGATGACGACAGCAACAACGGCGGCGGCGCGCTGGCCTTCAAGGTGCGGGTGGCGCGCGCAGACGAGGCGCGCGCCCTGGAACAACTGCGTTCGCTGGGCCTGCCGCGCGAACGCCGGCACGGCTTCGCCGAGGTCTATGGTCAGCCGAGCCTGATCCCCACCGCGTCCGAGGAACGCGCCCGCTATCTGGACGCGCTGGCCGGCGAGGTGGCCCGCACGCTGGAGATCGCCGACGGCGTGGTCAGGGCCCGCGTGCACCTGGTGCCCGAAGAGATCGACCCGCTGGCCGGCGATGGCCGCGCCCGGACCCCGGCGCGGGCGGCGGTGTTGATCAAGGCGCGGGGCGGAAAAATCCCGCTCGGCGAGGCGGACATCAAGAAGCTGGTCGCCGGCAGCGTGCCCGGCCTCGATCCCGCCGCGGTGGCCGTGGTGGTGACCGCCGCCGCCGATCCGGCCGCCGCCGCCGGCGAGCAGTGGTCATCGCTTGGTCCCCTGCGCCTGGCCCCTGGCAGTCGCGCGCTGTTGATCGCCGCGCTGGTGGTCGGCCTGGGCCTGCTGGGCGCGATGGCCGCGTTGCTGCTGCTGACCCTGCGTCGCCAAGCCGCGCCGGAACCTCCGGCCGGAAGATAG